In the Chitinivibrionales bacterium genome, GTATTCAAAAGCAAAATCGGCAATACATTAACGGTTTCGAAGAACTAACGATACTTTACGAGCAACCAAACAGTATTCGCAATAACCGGAAAAAGGTAATGCTCGGAAAAATTATCAATCAGGCTGATTCGAGTTTTACCCATTATCTCGACACGATTAACACTGTTATCGATGCTCAAACCAACAATCGTATTAACGACATTGAAAGCCGTCTGACAAACGCTCAACAATTGACGTTTATTTTGCTGGTCGGAATTTCTGCAATCGCCGTATTATTCGCCTTAATCTTCTCTCGGGCAATCACCAATTCTCTTCGTAAACTCAAAGAATCTGCAAGCCTTATCGGCAAGGGCAATTTCTATTTTAATCCAAGCGGATACCCAAAGGATGAAATCGGGGATCTGGCATCGGCCTTTTTTGATATGGCCCTGGACCTGAAAAAGGCGCAGGAAGAACTGGTTAAATTCCAACGCCTCGCGGCAATTGGAGAAGTTGTTGCCTCCGTTAATCATGAAATTAATAATCCACTCATGATTATTTCCGGAAATGCACAATTTCTCGAGATGTCCATGCGAGACGTAGC is a window encoding:
- a CDS encoding HAMP domain-containing protein, with the protein product MRINIAPKVFLGFLAIVLLNVFYVAIVYRLSDLNSIAHILKMQDNAQQDFLRISNLHGSRKRSLVIYNSLENQQSIDKFRSISSTITNVLDSLEGSLKTVQKMDSAVSDEGVPNEKIKNLRNVVSEGIQKQNRQYINGFEELTILYEQPNSIRNNRKKVMLGKIINQADSSFTHYLDTINTVIDAQTNNRINDIESRLTNAQQLTFILLVGISAIAVLFALIFSRAITNSLRKLKESASLIGKGNFYFNPSGYPKDEIGDLASAFFDMALDLKKAQEELVKFQRLAAIGEVVASVNHEINNPLMIISGNAQFLEMSMRDVAPELRDRVRTILEETERISQVTRKLREIKNPVVEDYTSSGEQMINLDKSSRES